Below is a genomic region from Jiangella gansuensis DSM 44835.
CGTTCTTCTCGGCGCGACGGTCGTGCTGAGTGGTTGCTCGGCCGAGCAGCGTGACGAGTGGTCGCGGCTGGCGCTACCGGAGCCGGCCGCCGCGGAGTCACCGCTGGTCGGCAACCTGTGGATCGGCGCGTGGATCGCGGCGTTCGCGGTCGGTGCGCTGGTCTGGGGGCTGATCCTGTGGGCGGTCATCGCCTACCGCAAGCGCAACGACGAACTGCCGAAACAGACCCGCTTCAACATCCCGATCGAGTTCCTCTACACGGTCGCGCCGCTGTTCGTCCTCGCCCCGCTCTTCTACTTCACCGCCGACCACCAGCAGCAGCTCACCGACACCTCGTCGGAGCCCGACATCGTCGTCAACGTCATCGGCCAGCAGTGGTCCTGGACGTTCAACTACGTCGACGAGGACGTCCACGAGATCGGCACCATCAACGAGCGCCCGACGCTGTACCTGCCGGTGGACCAGACGGTCCGGTTCGACCTGGAGTCGCCGGACGTCATCCACTCGTTCTGGATCCCGTCCTTCTACATGAAGCAGGACGTGATCCCGGGGCACCCGAACTCCTTCCAAGTGACACCCGACCGTGAGGGCACCTACGCCGGCCGATGTGCCGAGCTGTGCGGCGCGTACCACGCGTCGATGCTGTTCACCGTCGAGGTGGTGTCCGAAGAGGAATACCAGGACCAGATGGACCAACTGCGTGACGCGGGCCAGACCGGTCTCATCGACGCGCCTCTCCGCGGTGCTTACAGCGATGCGCCGCTCAACCAGACCGAGGGAGGCGAGCAGTGACCACGTATCTCGAGCGGACCACCGCCGCCACTCGCGTCGTCGCCCGGCCGAAGCGCAAGGGCAACGTTGTCGTCCGGTGGATGACTTCCACCGACCACAAGGTCATCGGGTACATGTATCTGATCGCCTCGTTCGGGTTCTTCCTGTTCGGCGGCGTGCTGGCACTGTTCATCCGGGCCGAGCTGTTCTCGCCGGGCCGGCAGGTCGTCAGCGACCAGATGTACAACCAGCTGTTCACCATGCACGGCACGATCATGCTGTTGCTGTTCGCAACGCCGTTGTTCATCGGCTTCGGCAACATCATCGTGCCGTTGCAGATCGGCGCGCCGGACGTGGCGTTCCCGCGGCTGAACATGTTCAGCTTCTATCTGTTCCTGTTCGGTGGGCTGATCGTCTGTGCCGGGTTCATCACGCCGGGCGGTGCCGCCGACTTCGGCTGGTTCGCCTACGCGCCGTTGCACGACACCGTCTACAGTCCCAACGTGGGTGGCGACCTGTGGGTCGCCGGCCTGGCGATGAGCGGTTTCGGCACCATCTTCGGCGCGGTCAACTTCATCACCACCATCGTGTGCATGCGCGCGCCGGGCATCACCATGTTCCGGATGCCGATCTTCACCTGGAACATCCTGGTCACCAGCATCCTGGTGCTGATCGCGTTCCCGCTGCTGGCCGCTGCCCTGTTCGGCATGCTGGCCGACCGCACCCTCGGAGCGCACATCTACGACCCGAGCGCCGGTGGTGCGGTCCTCTGGCAACACCTCTTCTGGTTCTTCGGCCATCCAGAGGTGTACATCATCGCCTTGCCCTTCTTCGGCATCATCACCGAGGTCATCCCGGTGTTCAGCCGCAAGCCGATCTTCGGCTACAAGGGCCTGGTGTTCGCGACGCTGGCCATCGCGGGCCTGTCGGTGGCGGTGTGGGCGCACCACATGTTCGTCACCGGAGCGGTGAACCTGCCGTTCTTCGCGGCCATGACCATGCTCATCGCCATTCCGACCGGGTTGAAGTTCTTCGCCTGGATCGGCACCATGTGGCGCGGCTCGCTGACGTTCGAGACCCCGATGCTGTTCGCCATCGGGTTCCTGGTGACCTTCCTGTTCGGTGGCCTGACCGGCATCATCCTGGCCTCGCCGCCGCTGGACTTCCACGTCTCGGACACGTACTTCGTGGTGGCGCACTTCCACTACGTCGTGTTCGGCACGGTCGTGTTCGCCATGTTCGCCG
It encodes:
- the coxB gene encoding cytochrome c oxidase subunit II, whose translation is MSQSGRVRPARRRARAAAVLLGATVVLSGCSAEQRDEWSRLALPEPAAAESPLVGNLWIGAWIAAFAVGALVWGLILWAVIAYRKRNDELPKQTRFNIPIEFLYTVAPLFVLAPLFYFTADHQQQLTDTSSEPDIVVNVIGQQWSWTFNYVDEDVHEIGTINERPTLYLPVDQTVRFDLESPDVIHSFWIPSFYMKQDVIPGHPNSFQVTPDREGTYAGRCAELCGAYHASMLFTVEVVSEEEYQDQMDQLRDAGQTGLIDAPLRGAYSDAPLNQTEGGEQ
- the ctaD gene encoding cytochrome c oxidase subunit I, with protein sequence MTSTDHKVIGYMYLIASFGFFLFGGVLALFIRAELFSPGRQVVSDQMYNQLFTMHGTIMLLLFATPLFIGFGNIIVPLQIGAPDVAFPRLNMFSFYLFLFGGLIVCAGFITPGGAADFGWFAYAPLHDTVYSPNVGGDLWVAGLAMSGFGTIFGAVNFITTIVCMRAPGITMFRMPIFTWNILVTSILVLIAFPLLAAALFGMLADRTLGAHIYDPSAGGAVLWQHLFWFFGHPEVYIIALPFFGIITEVIPVFSRKPIFGYKGLVFATLAIAGLSVAVWAHHMFVTGAVNLPFFAAMTMLIAIPTGLKFFAWIGTMWRGSLTFETPMLFAIGFLVTFLFGGLTGIILASPPLDFHVSDTYFVVAHFHYVVFGTVVFAMFAGFYFWWPKFTGRMLNERMGKIHFWLLFLGFHGTFMVQHWLGVEGFPRRYSDYYPEDGFTTLNQFSSVFAFVLAASTLPFLWNVWQTRLAPKVEVDDPWGFGASLEWATSCPPPRHNFTSLPRVRSERPAFDLKYPETAAVAEGKPADAGPLTETLGPPDVQEGKQQ